A single Fusobacterium hominis DNA region contains:
- a CDS encoding 2-hydroxycarboxylate transporter family protein yields the protein MAKKTFSEIFNFKKNIWGGFSLPIFSFILLIVGIIVYFPFGETGFIRPNFLVIFTILAVFGILFGEIGDRIPIWNEYIGGGTVLVFFMSAVFGTYNLVPNHLLKSIEIFYGKQPVNFLEIFIPTLIVGSVLTVNRKTLVKAITGYIPLIIIGVIGASVFGIAVGLIFGKTPIDIMMNYVLPIMGGGTGAGAIPMSEMWAQQTGRNPGEWFAFAISILTIANVLAILGGALLNKIGQRKPQLTGFGNLVIDNTKEAIRDEEVQLEVGQKEFMAALVFTGVLFMFSHLSAVIWSSFGFSFEMHRLAFLVIYAVILNIINVVPPALKAGAKNMQNFFSKHTIWVLMGAVGFGTNVDEIINSFTFGNLCIALGIVLGAVVSIMVVSKKMKFYPVEAAITAGLCMANRGGAGDVAVLGAANRMELISFAQISSRVGGAMMLILGSVIFGLFA from the coding sequence ATGGCAAAAAAAACTTTTTCTGAAATTTTTAATTTTAAAAAAAATATCTGGGGTGGCTTTTCTCTTCCAATTTTTTCTTTTATACTTTTAATAGTGGGTATAATTGTTTATTTTCCATTTGGAGAGACAGGATTTATTAGGCCTAATTTTTTAGTAATTTTTACAATACTAGCTGTATTTGGTATATTATTTGGGGAAATAGGAGATAGAATTCCTATATGGAATGAATATATTGGTGGAGGTACTGTTTTAGTATTCTTTATGTCAGCTGTATTTGGGACTTACAATTTAGTTCCTAATCATCTTTTAAAGTCTATTGAAATATTTTACGGTAAACAACCAGTAAATTTTCTTGAAATATTTATTCCTACATTAATAGTGGGATCTGTTCTTACCGTAAATAGAAAGACACTAGTAAAAGCTATCACTGGATATATTCCTTTAATTATTATTGGTGTAATTGGTGCTTCTGTTTTCGGAATAGCAGTAGGACTTATATTTGGAAAAACACCAATTGATATTATGATGAATTATGTACTTCCTATAATGGGTGGAGGTACTGGTGCTGGTGCTATCCCTATGTCTGAGATGTGGGCACAACAAACAGGTAGAAATCCAGGTGAATGGTTTGCTTTTGCTATCTCTATTTTAACTATAGCAAATGTTCTTGCTATTCTTGGAGGAGCACTTTTAAATAAAATTGGACAAAGAAAACCTCAATTGACAGGTTTTGGAAATCTAGTTATTGACAATACTAAAGAAGCTATCAGAGATGAAGAAGTACAATTAGAAGTTGGTCAAAAAGAATTTATGGCCGCATTAGTATTTACTGGTGTGTTATTTATGTTCTCTCATCTTTCTGCAGTAATATGGAGTAGCTTTGGATTCTCATTTGAAATGCATAGACTGGCTTTCTTAGTTATATATGCTGTTATATTAAATATAATAAATGTTGTTCCACCAGCATTAAAAGCAGGAGCTAAAAATATGCAAAACTTTTTCTCAAAACATACAATTTGGGTATTAATGGGAGCTGTAGGTTTTGGAACAAACGTTGATGAAATAATTAATTCATTTACATTTGGAAATCTATGCATTGCATTAGGTATAGTTTTGGGTGCAGTAGTTTCAATAATGGTTGTTTCTAAAAAAATGAAATTTTATCCTGTTGAAGCCGCAATAACTGCTGGATTATGTATGGCTAATAGAGGTGGAGCTGGAGACGTAGCTGTTTTAGGAGCTGCTAATAGAATGGAATTGATATCATTTGCACAAATATCTTCTAGAGTTGGTGGAGCAATGATGTTAATCTTAGGTTCAGTTATTTTTGGTTTATTTGCATAA
- a CDS encoding GntR family transcriptional regulator, with translation MIIKKGKSIREKVYDILKEMIIDGKISPGERIIETDYCEKFQISRTPLREAIRMLELEGLVESQNTGGVLVKKVTKQEIYEIYKIRIALESIILDEAIKNITDKDIKRIEEILKDTEEALEVKKDEKVFSLFSEFNNMLYDIAKLPKVTSLINNINTYMKRFRKLSVKDELRKRMAFEDHVELLRAIKDKNLIKASEINKEHLEKSMNFILSQFNATEK, from the coding sequence TTGATAATAAAAAAGGGAAAGTCTATAAGAGAGAAAGTATATGATATATTAAAAGAAATGATAATTGATGGAAAGATATCTCCTGGAGAGAGAATAATAGAAACTGATTATTGTGAAAAGTTTCAAATAAGTAGAACTCCATTAAGAGAAGCAATTAGAATGTTAGAATTAGAAGGACTAGTTGAAAGTCAAAACACAGGTGGAGTATTGGTAAAAAAAGTAACTAAACAAGAGATTTATGAGATTTATAAAATAAGAATTGCATTAGAATCAATTATATTAGATGAAGCAATAAAAAATATTACAGACAAAGATATAAAAAGAATTGAAGAGATTTTAAAAGATACAGAAGAAGCTTTAGAAGTAAAAAAAGATGAGAAAGTATTTTCTCTATTTTCAGAGTTTAATAATATGCTATATGATATTGCAAAATTACCAAAAGTTACTTCGTTAATAAATAATATTAATACATATATGAAAAGATTTAGAAAATTATCGGTGAAAGATGAATTAAGAAAGAGAATGGCATTTGAAGATCACGTAGAATTACTAAGAGCTATAAAAGATAAGAATTTAATTAAAGCTAGTGAAATCAATAAAGAACATCTAGAAAAATCTATGAATTTTATTTTATCTCAATTTAATGCAACTGAAAAATAA
- a CDS encoding YfcC family protein has protein sequence MSTMSKKKEKKKLNFPHTYVIIFLLIILATLLTWIIPAGHFPRVKDAVTHKDIIVADQFSFIPNTPVNPIYIPLKIVYGLIKSSDIIFLVLIVGGAFNVIIKTGMFQALAGKVTSFFASKEELLIPAFTTIFALACMSMGVNTFIGFAPVAVILARSMGYDAIVGVSMVALGGAIGFSTGAFNPFTTGVAQALAGLPMFSGAGYRFFCLVVFLIVTNIYIISYAKKIKKNPELSIVRDLEKQENNIEAGEASPELNFKHYVVFIVVLAFFALLVYGGANWGWNLKHSAALFIWMAIVGGLAYGFGPSAIAKEFVDGAKKLVFGALIIGIARAISIILDDGKILDTAVFYLGHMLASMPHVLQGAGMFLMQLIINGLITSGSGQAAVTMPVMLPVADIIHMTRQTSVLAFNFGDGLSNYVLPTSSALMGFLAITNISYEQWMRYMGKLFLIWIVVGCGLVMLANTIGYGPF, from the coding sequence ATGAGTACCATGAGTAAAAAAAAGGAAAAGAAAAAATTAAATTTTCCACACACATACGTTATAATTTTTCTATTAATTATTTTAGCAACACTTTTAACTTGGATAATTCCAGCTGGTCATTTTCCAAGAGTTAAAGATGCAGTAACACACAAAGATATAATTGTTGCTGATCAGTTTTCTTTTATCCCTAATACACCAGTTAATCCAATTTATATACCTTTAAAAATAGTATATGGATTAATTAAATCAAGTGATATAATATTCCTTGTGTTAATTGTTGGCGGAGCATTTAATGTTATCATTAAAACTGGTATGTTCCAAGCATTAGCTGGAAAAGTTACTAGTTTCTTTGCGAGTAAAGAAGAATTACTTATACCTGCATTTACAACAATATTTGCACTTGCATGTATGAGTATGGGAGTAAATACATTTATTGGTTTTGCACCAGTAGCAGTTATTTTAGCTAGATCTATGGGATATGATGCTATAGTTGGAGTATCTATGGTTGCTCTTGGAGGAGCTATTGGATTTAGTACTGGAGCATTTAATCCTTTTACAACTGGAGTTGCTCAAGCATTAGCTGGATTACCTATGTTTTCAGGAGCAGGATATAGATTTTTCTGTCTAGTAGTTTTCTTAATTGTAACTAATATTTATATAATCTCTTATGCTAAAAAAATCAAAAAAAATCCTGAATTAAGTATTGTTCGTGATTTAGAAAAACAAGAAAATAATATTGAGGCTGGAGAAGCTAGTCCAGAATTAAACTTCAAACATTATGTTGTTTTTATCGTAGTATTAGCTTTCTTTGCACTTCTAGTTTATGGTGGAGCTAATTGGGGATGGAATCTAAAACACAGTGCTGCTTTATTTATATGGATGGCAATTGTTGGTGGTTTAGCTTATGGATTTGGTCCAAGTGCTATCGCTAAAGAATTTGTTGATGGAGCTAAAAAATTAGTTTTTGGTGCTCTTATCATCGGTATTGCTAGAGCAATTTCTATTATTCTTGATGATGGAAAAATACTTGATACTGCTGTATTTTATTTAGGTCATATGCTTGCTTCTATGCCTCATGTATTACAAGGTGCTGGAATGTTCTTAATGCAATTAATAATCAATGGATTAATAACTTCAGGAAGTGGACAAGCTGCTGTTACTATGCCAGTTATGTTACCAGTTGCTGATATTATCCATATGACAAGACAAACTAGTGTACTAGCATTTAACTTTGGAGATGGATTAAGTAACTATGTTTTACCTACTTCATCTGCACTTATGGGATTCTTAGCAATTACTAATATTTCTTATGAACAATGGATGAGATATATGGGTAAACTATTCTTAATCTGGATTGTAGTTGGTTGTGGTCTTGTAATGTTAGCAAACACAATAGGATATGGACCTTTTTAA
- a CDS encoding M20 family metallopeptidase, whose translation MNILKTNTFAYIDKISDKLLNMADCIFDNPEIGLQEYKSSELLINTLKENGFNIEQNIGGFETAFRATYTLGNGGPAIGLLCEYDAIENLGHACGHHMQGPSIIGAAIALKETLQNENCKIVVYGTPAEETIGGKLQMLKEGCFQDIDVALMMHGSTTTTTDIKSLALSNFTIKFHGTSAHAALAPEKGRSALDGILLLFQGIEFMREHVKEDTRIHYTITNAGGPANVVPKYAEAKFSLRSYNRVYLDSVIERFKKIVHGASLMTETTYEIIETKSLNNKIPVLKLNDILMDNAKLVGAPRISPPREKTGSTDFGNLMYVIPGSCIRIAFVPEGTSSHSDEFLNAGKTTDAHNAIIYASKIVAGTAIDLITCPDNLKAVKDEFLNNKNKI comes from the coding sequence ATGAATATTTTAAAAACAAATACTTTTGCATATATCGATAAGATATCTGACAAATTATTAAATATGGCTGATTGTATTTTTGATAATCCAGAAATTGGATTACAAGAATATAAAAGCTCTGAACTTTTAATTAATACTTTAAAAGAAAATGGTTTTAACATAGAACAAAATATTGGTGGATTTGAAACTGCCTTTAGAGCTACATATACTTTAGGTAATGGTGGACCTGCAATTGGTTTACTTTGCGAATACGATGCTATTGAAAATTTAGGACACGCATGTGGACATCATATGCAAGGTCCTTCTATAATAGGAGCAGCTATTGCTCTTAAAGAAACTCTTCAAAATGAAAATTGTAAAATTGTAGTTTATGGAACACCTGCTGAAGAAACTATTGGTGGAAAGTTACAAATGTTAAAAGAAGGATGTTTTCAAGACATCGATGTAGCTCTTATGATGCATGGATCTACTACTACTACCACTGATATTAAATCACTTGCACTTTCTAATTTTACAATAAAATTTCATGGAACAAGTGCTCATGCTGCACTAGCTCCAGAAAAAGGACGTAGTGCATTAGATGGAATACTTTTATTGTTCCAAGGAATTGAATTTATGAGAGAACATGTAAAAGAAGATACTAGAATTCATTATACTATTACTAATGCAGGAGGACCTGCTAATGTTGTTCCTAAATATGCTGAAGCAAAGTTTAGTTTACGTTCTTATAATAGAGTTTATCTAGATTCAGTTATTGAAAGATTTAAAAAAATAGTTCATGGTGCATCACTAATGACTGAAACAACTTATGAAATTATTGAAACAAAATCTTTAAATAATAAAATCCCAGTTCTTAAACTTAACGACATCTTAATGGATAATGCAAAATTAGTAGGAGCTCCTAGAATATCTCCACCAAGAGAAAAAACAGGATCAACTGATTTTGGAAATCTTATGTATGTTATTCCTGGTTCTTGTATAAGAATTGCATTTGTTCCAGAAGGCACATCATCACATTCTGATGAATTTTTAAATGCTGGTAAAACAACTGATGCACATAATGCTATAATATATGCTTCTAAAATAGTTGCTGGAACTGCAATTGATCTTATTACTTGTCCTGATAATTTAAAAGCTGTAAAAGATGAATTTTTAAATAATAAAAATAAAATATAG
- a CDS encoding biotin--[acetyl-CoA-carboxylase] ligase has product MRIFKFDKIDSTNHYLKQMENKLDYDCVISKIQTAGVGRRGNTWVSNEGMALFSFAINEKLISQENFLKLPLIMGCSLLHTLKKLDDLDFKFKWTNDIYLNEKKLSGILIEKVGDWFIIGIGININNKDFGYASDIAISLSTVTTKYYDIDNLIYSIINDFKNSLAINSWEYTLKEINKYNFLYNKTVKVMKGDTCIGLGTCKNIAYDGTLEIECNNKIHYFNIGEIHIIK; this is encoded by the coding sequence ATGAGAATTTTTAAATTTGATAAAATTGATTCTACTAACCATTACTTAAAACAAATGGAAAATAAATTAGATTATGACTGTGTTATTTCTAAAATACAAACAGCTGGAGTAGGACGTAGAGGTAATACATGGGTGTCTAATGAAGGTATGGCATTATTTTCTTTTGCTATTAATGAAAAACTTATCTCCCAAGAAAACTTTTTAAAACTTCCTCTTATAATGGGGTGTTCTCTTTTACATACCTTAAAAAAATTAGATGATTTAGATTTTAAATTTAAATGGACAAATGATATTTATCTAAACGAAAAAAAATTAAGTGGTATTTTAATTGAAAAAGTGGGTGACTGGTTTATTATTGGAATTGGTATAAATATTAATAACAAAGATTTTGGTTATGCATCTGATATTGCCATTTCACTTTCTACTGTTACAACAAAATATTATGATATAGATAATCTTATCTACTCTATAATTAACGACTTCAAAAATTCACTTGCAATTAATAGTTGGGAATATACTTTAAAGGAAATCAATAAATATAATTTTTTATATAATAAAACTGTAAAAGTTATGAAAGGAGATACTTGTATTGGGTTAGGCACTTGCAAAAATATAGCATATGATGGTACCCTTGAAATTGAGTGTAATAATAAAATACACTATTTCAATATTGGAGAAATACACATTATAAAATAA
- a CDS encoding extracellular solute-binding protein — translation MKKVILAMCLLITGLFVGCGSDSKDKVSNQVVIYSPNADDEVNALIPPFEKATGIKVILQSMGTGDCLARIDAEKENPQADINWGAINLPVYKTHPDLWEKYVSPNEKNLPDQFKTYNGYFTNYKLSGSGALLINKDVLKSLGLKPEDIKGYKDLLRPELKGKIAMGDPTASSSAFAELTNMLLVMGEKPYSNDAWDYVDKFIKQLNGNIISSSSQIYRATADGEYAVGVSYEDPCISLIQNGADNLEVVYPEEGAVWLPAGVAIVKNAQNKENAQKFIDFLISDEGQKILANTTIRPANTNIPNGNKYLKPFSDIKQAYEDIEYCADNKNDIQEKWTKLIINQ, via the coding sequence ATGAAAAAAGTTATTTTAGCAATGTGTCTTTTAATTACAGGACTATTTGTTGGGTGTGGTTCTGACTCTAAAGACAAAGTATCAAATCAAGTAGTTATATACTCGCCAAATGCAGATGATGAGGTTAATGCACTTATTCCTCCATTTGAAAAAGCTACAGGAATAAAAGTTATTTTACAATCAATGGGAACAGGTGACTGCCTTGCAAGAATAGATGCAGAAAAAGAAAATCCTCAAGCTGATATAAACTGGGGAGCTATTAATCTTCCTGTGTATAAAACTCATCCTGATCTTTGGGAAAAATATGTTTCACCAAATGAAAAAAATCTTCCAGATCAATTTAAAACTTACAACGGATATTTCACTAACTATAAACTTTCAGGTAGTGGAGCTCTTTTAATTAATAAAGATGTTTTAAAAAGTCTTGGTCTTAAACCAGAAGATATTAAAGGATATAAAGATTTATTAAGACCCGAATTAAAAGGTAAAATAGCTATGGGAGATCCTACTGCGTCAAGTAGTGCATTTGCAGAATTAACTAATATGCTACTTGTAATGGGTGAAAAACCTTATTCTAATGATGCTTGGGACTATGTAGATAAATTTATCAAACAACTTAACGGAAATATTATTTCATCATCTTCACAAATATATAGAGCAACTGCTGACGGAGAATATGCTGTTGGTGTATCTTATGAAGATCCATGTATCAGCTTAATCCAAAATGGTGCTGACAATTTAGAAGTAGTTTATCCTGAAGAAGGAGCTGTATGGTTACCAGCAGGAGTAGCAATTGTTAAAAATGCACAAAATAAAGAAAATGCACAAAAATTTATCGACTTTTTAATTTCTGATGAAGGACAAAAAATCCTAGCTAACACTACAATTAGACCTGCTAATACAAATATTCCTAATGGAAATAAATATTTAAAACCATTTAGTGATATTAAGCAAGCATATGAAGATATAGAGTATTGTGCAGATAATAAAAATGATATTCAAGAAAAATGGACTAAATTAATAATTAATCAGTAA
- a CDS encoding ABC transporter ATP-binding protein: MSVNIKIRHAQKRYGDNIIIKDLSLDIKEGEFFTLLGPSGCGKTTLLRMIAGFNSIEGGDFFFKDKRINDLDPSKRNIGMVFQNYAIFPHLSVAKNVQFGLKTRKVDKATMETETDKFLKIMQIHEYKNRMPENLSGGQQQRVALARALVIKPDVLLMDEPLSNLDAKLRVDMRTAIKEIQHSIGITTVYVTHDQEEAMAVSDRIAVMKGGNIQHVGTPKNIYQRPANLFVATFIGRTNVIDGTISTGDKNILTINQYDIEIDNLKEKSINGPVKVSIRPEEFIITTDTKGIKVTVDDSVFLGLNTHYFVHTDNGTKLEIIQESEITNDITRGSIIYLNVKKEKINIFTADGAKNILLGVNNDMVSEDNEN, from the coding sequence ATGAGCGTTAACATTAAAATCAGACATGCACAAAAAAGATATGGAGATAACATTATAATAAAAGATTTATCATTAGATATAAAGGAAGGTGAATTTTTCACTCTTCTTGGGCCATCTGGTTGTGGAAAAACAACTCTACTTAGAATGATAGCAGGATTTAATTCAATAGAAGGTGGTGATTTTTTCTTTAAAGACAAAAGAATTAATGATCTTGATCCTTCTAAAAGAAATATTGGAATGGTTTTCCAAAATTATGCTATTTTCCCACATTTAAGTGTAGCTAAAAATGTACAATTCGGATTAAAAACTAGAAAAGTAGATAAAGCAACTATGGAAACTGAAACTGATAAATTTTTAAAAATAATGCAAATTCATGAATATAAAAATAGAATGCCTGAAAATCTTTCTGGTGGACAACAACAAAGAGTTGCGTTAGCTAGAGCTCTAGTTATAAAGCCTGACGTTCTTTTAATGGACGAACCTCTTAGTAACTTAGATGCAAAATTAAGAGTTGATATGAGAACAGCTATAAAAGAAATCCAACATAGTATTGGAATTACAACTGTTTATGTAACTCATGATCAAGAAGAAGCTATGGCAGTTAGTGACAGAATAGCTGTAATGAAAGGTGGAAATATCCAACATGTTGGAACACCTAAAAACATATATCAACGTCCTGCAAATCTATTTGTTGCAACATTTATAGGTAGAACAAATGTAATAGATGGCACTATTTCTACAGGAGATAAAAATATTCTTACTATCAATCAATATGATATTGAAATAGATAATCTAAAAGAGAAATCTATAAATGGTCCTGTTAAAGTTTCAATTAGACCTGAAGAATTTATAATAACTACTGATACAAAAGGCATCAAAGTAACTGTTGACGATAGTGTATTTTTAGGATTAAATACTCATTATTTTGTGCATACTGATAATGGAACAAAATTAGAAATAATTCAAGAATCTGAAATAACAAATGATATTACTAGGGGATCTATCATATATCTAAACGTAAAAAAAGAAAAAATAAATATATTTACTGCTGATGGAGCGAAAAATATTTTATTAGGAGTTAATAACGATATGGTTAGTGAAGACAATGAAAACTAA
- a CDS encoding ABC transporter permease, which yields MKTNKKDIWFFISLTLLIGYLIFMIHPLATLFKNAIVNSEGQTTLANFIKFLSKKYYLLTVINSFKVSISATILALVLGIPLAYFYTMFEIKGKNFLKIVIILCSMSAPFIGAYSWILLLGRNGLITHFIKTAFGITLPSIYGFKGIMLVLSLQLFPLVFLYVGAAMKNIDNSLIEASESMGCVGIVRFFKVIIPLCIPSILAATLMVFMHAFADFGTPLFIGEGYRTFPVEIYNQFLGETGGDKHFASAISIIAIVITTVIFLFQKFVNSKFKFTMNALHPISPKKITGLRAVLIHILCYGIVAVAYTPQLYVIYTSFKNTSGKLFVEGYSLNSYIQALPQLGFATRNTFLIGGTALFLIIMISIFMSYLIVRKNNYMNKLLDTLSMIPYVIPGSVIGIALIISFNKKPFILVGTATIMIVALVIRRIAYTIRSSVAILQQIPMSIEEAAISLGSSKLKTFFKITVPMMANGIISGALLSWISIITELSSGIILYNYKTITLTLQIYTYVSRGTYGVAAAMSAMLTLLTTVSLIIFIKISKENDVTV from the coding sequence ATGAAAACTAATAAAAAAGATATCTGGTTTTTTATATCTCTTACTCTTTTAATTGGATATTTAATATTTATGATTCATCCACTAGCAACACTTTTTAAAAATGCAATAGTTAACTCTGAAGGTCAAACAACTCTTGCAAATTTTATAAAGTTTTTAAGTAAAAAATATTACTTACTAACTGTAATTAATTCATTTAAAGTTAGTATATCTGCTACAATACTTGCTTTAGTCTTAGGAATTCCACTAGCATATTTCTACACAATGTTTGAAATAAAGGGTAAGAACTTCCTTAAAATTGTAATTATCTTGTGTAGTATGTCAGCTCCTTTTATTGGAGCTTACTCATGGATATTGCTTTTAGGAAGAAATGGGTTAATAACTCATTTTATTAAAACTGCATTTGGTATTACATTGCCAAGTATTTATGGATTTAAAGGAATTATGCTTGTTTTATCTCTTCAACTTTTCCCACTTGTATTTTTATACGTAGGAGCTGCAATGAAAAATATTGACAACTCTTTAATAGAAGCAAGTGAAAGTATGGGTTGTGTTGGGATAGTTAGATTTTTTAAGGTTATTATTCCTTTATGTATACCATCTATATTAGCAGCAACTCTTATGGTATTTATGCATGCATTTGCAGACTTTGGTACACCATTATTTATTGGAGAAGGTTATAGAACTTTCCCTGTAGAAATTTATAATCAATTTCTAGGTGAAACAGGTGGGGATAAACATTTTGCATCTGCTATAAGTATTATAGCTATTGTAATCACAACTGTGATATTCTTATTTCAAAAATTTGTAAATAGTAAATTCAAATTTACTATGAATGCACTACATCCTATTTCACCTAAAAAAATAACTGGATTGAGAGCTGTACTTATACATATTCTTTGTTATGGAATAGTAGCAGTAGCATACACTCCTCAATTATATGTTATTTATACATCATTTAAAAATACATCTGGTAAACTATTTGTTGAAGGATATTCTTTAAATAGCTATATTCAAGCTTTACCACAACTTGGATTTGCTACAAGAAATACATTCTTAATTGGAGGTACAGCATTATTCCTTATTATAATGATATCAATATTTATGTCTTACTTAATTGTAAGAAAAAATAATTACATGAATAAACTGTTAGATACCTTATCTATGATTCCTTATGTTATTCCAGGATCAGTTATAGGTATTGCACTTATTATCTCATTTAATAAAAAACCATTTATATTAGTTGGAACTGCAACTATTATGATAGTAGCACTTGTAATTCGTAGAATTGCTTATACTATACGTTCTTCTGTTGCAATTCTTCAACAAATACCTATGTCTATTGAAGAAGCTGCTATTAGCTTAGGATCATCAAAACTTAAAACTTTCTTTAAAATTACAGTTCCTATGATGGCAAATGGTATTATATCTGGTGCTTTACTAAGTTGGATTTCAATAATAACAGAATTATCATCTGGAATTATTTTATATAATTATAAAACAATTACTCTTACATTACAAATCTATACTTATGTATCAAGAGGAACATATGGTGTTGCAGCAGCAATGTCTGCTATGCTTACACTACTTACTACAGTATCACTAATCATATTTATCAAAATTTCAAAAGAAAATGATGTAACAGTATAA
- the purD gene encoding phosphoribosylamine--glycine ligase gives MRILVVGSGGREHAICWKISQNRNVEKIFCAPGNGGVSLLEKGENVDIKGVDSLLQFALENKIDLTIVGSEELLVDGIVDRFKEAGLKIFGPDKKSALLEGSKSFAKDFMKKYGIKTAEYATFTKADKAKEYLNNCKYPIVVKASGLAAGKGVIICQDKLEANKAIDDIMVDKIFKDAGNEVVIEEFLEGVEASILSITDSNIIVPFISAKDHKKIGEKETGLNTGGMGTIAPNPYVTKSVYENFITDIMNPTLEGIKKEKMDFAGFIFFGLMITEKGVYLLEYNMRLGDPETQVVLPLLESDFIDILNSAMDKKLNECHIKWSNKNACCVVVASGGYPKEYKKGYEINGIDKINDLVFIAGANEKDGKLYTNGGRVLNIVALGNTLDEARKKVYSEIENIDFEDKYYRKDIGILYK, from the coding sequence ATGAGAATACTAGTAGTTGGAAGTGGCGGAAGAGAACACGCTATTTGTTGGAAAATTAGCCAAAATAGAAATGTAGAAAAAATATTTTGTGCTCCTGGAAATGGAGGAGTTTCTCTTTTAGAAAAGGGAGAAAATGTAGACATAAAAGGGGTAGATAGTTTATTACAGTTTGCTTTAGAAAATAAAATCGATTTGACAATAGTTGGCAGCGAAGAGTTACTTGTAGATGGAATTGTAGATAGATTTAAAGAGGCTGGACTTAAAATATTTGGCCCAGATAAAAAAAGTGCTCTACTCGAAGGATCAAAATCTTTTGCAAAAGATTTTATGAAAAAATATGGAATAAAGACAGCAGAATATGCAACTTTTACTAAAGCTGATAAAGCAAAAGAATATTTGAATAATTGTAAGTATCCTATCGTAGTAAAAGCAAGTGGCTTAGCGGCAGGAAAAGGAGTTATCATATGTCAAGATAAATTAGAAGCAAATAAAGCAATAGACGATATTATGGTAGATAAAATTTTTAAGGATGCTGGAAATGAAGTTGTTATAGAAGAATTTCTCGAAGGGGTAGAAGCTTCAATTTTATCTATTACAGATTCAAATATAATAGTTCCTTTTATAAGTGCTAAAGATCATAAAAAAATTGGTGAAAAAGAAACTGGATTAAATACTGGAGGTATGGGGACAATAGCTCCTAATCCATATGTAACTAAAAGTGTATATGAAAATTTTATAACAGATATTATGAATCCTACATTAGAAGGTATAAAAAAAGAAAAAATGGATTTTGCAGGATTTATCTTCTTTGGATTAATGATCACAGAAAAAGGGGTATACTTATTAGAATATAATATGAGACTTGGGGATCCAGAAACTCAAGTTGTACTGCCTCTATTAGAGAGTGATTTTATAGATATATTAAATTCAGCTATGGATAAAAAATTAAACGAATGTCATATAAAATGGAGTAATAAAAATGCTTGTTGTGTTGTTGTTGCTTCTGGAGGATATCCAAAAGAGTATAAAAAAGGATATGAAATAAATGGTATAGACAAAATAAATGATTTAGTCTTTATAGCTGGTGCTAATGAAAAAGATGGAAAACTTTATACTAATGGAGGAAGAGTTCTAAATATTGTAGCTTTAGGAAATACCTTAGATGAAGCTAGAAAAAAAGTGTATTCTGAAATAGAAAACATAGATTTTGAAGATAAATATTATAGAAAAGATATAGGTATTTTATATAAATAA